Sequence from the Hamadaea flava genome:
CCGCCGGCGGCGGCTACCTCACATCGAAGGGGCTACACGTATGGGTGCGCCGCCGGGCACCATGCTCCCGGCGGCGCGCACCCCAACAGGGATTGATGTTGGGGGTTTAGTGAAGACGCAGGGCGATCAGCCGCTGCCGGGTCGGCAGGGTGGACAGGATCTGCCACGCGTTCTTCAAATAGTCCAGGCGGGCGGTGACGCTGGTGTCCGCAGGCCGAACGACCTTGGCCCGGTCGGTGACCAGAGCGTCCCCGCACACCTCACGCAGAGCGCAGAACCGGCCATACGCCTCGGGTCCGGCCTGATACAGGCCGATCTCGAGGGGATCGAGGTCGATGGGCCCGCCGCACGCGTTATGCACCAGCATCGCGACGATGCGTGGCTGGCCGCGGAAGTCCTCCCACGCCTGTTTGCGGGAGTACTTCTCCGGCTTGGCCTCATGCGCGGCGAGGAAGCTAGCCCACTCCCGGGCAACCCGGGTGCCGTCCACTGCCTGCTGCCACGTCTGATGCCGCAGCATCGCCTGATACCAGGCGTCGTGCTTGGTCAGCGTCAGGTCGAGACGACCCAGACTGCCACCGGCAGCGGCCACGATCTGGCCATGCTGCTTGCGTACGCCGGTCAGCCCCCGACTGGTCCAGCTACGGATCCAGCTGATAAGGCCCTTGCGGGTGACAGCGAACCGTGTCACCGGCGTCGGCGTCGTGTGCCCGATCAAGCCTTCAACGGCGACCGGCAGCCAGCAGCCGCCGTCTGCGGGCAGGCACACGACCAGCGTGCGAGTGATGGTGGACCCGTCGGGGGTCGTCTCCTGGAACATAGCGCTGCTCCTGTCTCGCCCTTGCGGGCGTTGTCGGGGTGGGATCCCGGCCGCAGGGACGAGCGGAGGTGTCACGGGCGAAGGTCACCGAGTCGACCAACCCCGGAAGGGGCGGGTGGGCCTGGTGGGCGCCGCGTGTCTCCGAACATCCGGGGACGGGGTGGTGCCAGCTGTTCGTCGATACGAACGGCATGGACCGTAGCCACCACCGCTGACAGGCCCGAAGAGGCGAAACCGGTCTGACCTGCACTGTCAGCCACAGCGCGTGTAACAGCCGGCTGCTGTCAGCCGCTGTCAGCGAACATCGGGCGACGGCAGCGCAGGCAGATCGGACAGCCGCATCCGCACCCCCTGCCTGCCGATCTGGAGCAGCCCGGCTTCGGCGGGCTCGTCGGGGTGCAGGCCGGTCACCACGAGCAGGTCACCGATGTGCGGGGCCAGGGTCTGGTGCACGGCGTGTTCGTGGCTGGCAGTGGACACCCAGATCAGGATCGGCAGACAGGTGCCGGATTCTGTCGCCGACCGGTAGTCGTCCAAGCGGGCGATCAGCGCCGTAGGGTGCTGGCTGCCGGTCTCGAACTCGAGGAAGAACCCGACCCGCCGCCCACCTGCCGACCATTGGCCGTAGGCGTCGGGATGCACATCCGGATACCCGGCAGCGGTCTGCTGCTCCGACCACCATTCGGCCAGTTCGCAGCCGGCGTGGTGGCGGGCGTAGGCGTGCAGGCGGATGAAGAACTCGTTCACCCCGATCTGATGGCCCAGCCGGGGGCTGGCGGCGATCGCGGCGTTGCGTTGGGCCAGCACAGCCGATCGCGGCGACGCGAGTCCGAGGACCGCGTGGGTGTAGCGGGCACCGTTGAGCCCGAGGGTCCAGCCGACCCGGGCGGCCGGACCGCCGAGGTAGCGGGCGACCCGGGCCACGAACCCCAGGTCCCGCAGGGTCGACAGGCGCAGCTGCGCCGCGCGTTGGGAGCCGAACAGCGCGCGCAGTATCTGGTTTCCGGTCAGCAGCTGGTGATGGTGTAGCCACATCAGTAGCTGCTCATCGCGGGGGGTGAGCCGGTGGATGACGTTGACAAGGTCACGTACGGGTACAGCGGACATAGAGGTGTCTCCTATTGATGACGAGGTTCGCGGCCGAGGCCGCACAGGCGGCAGACCGACAGGGGGTGAGGTTGAGGAGGGTGAGGTGACGACGGGGCGTCGGCCCCATGAGAGGAATCCCGTAGGGAGTTCCAGTCGGCGGCAGTTCGGTTCGGGCAGGTCACAGCGGCTGTCAGCTTTCGCTGTGGGTTTCGCGTAGCTGACGGCACTTGTCGAAACCCGGTGCGCAGGAGTGTGCGAAACCCTTGCCGCATCAGGGTTGTGACGGCTATGACTGTGGCGGCGTTGGCGTGGTGGGCTGCTGGCGGGCGTCGCGGGCGGCCCGTTTGGCCTGGTCGGCTTTCATGGCCCGTTTGGCGCTCTTACGCAGCGCCGAGTCCGGCTGCGGCGGGTGGGCGGCTGCGACGTGTTGCCGGATCGCGAGGGTCTCCCCCACCACAGGTGGCATCGGCAGGGTGGTCATGGTGAACGCCCGGGTTTCCTGCCCGCTGATCAGCAGCCTTGCGGCGACGTGCCGGACGTCGAGGTGCGACAGGTCGTGCGCGTCCAGTTCAGGTTCGGTGTGCTCGGCCAGAACCTTCGCATCCCGTGGGGACACGGTGAAGAACAGTTTCGAACGGGCGTTCGCGGCGATCGCTGACAGCACGTCGGGTGGCAACTGGTCCAGGTGTTGATGGGCGAGGACCATCGACAGACGGTAGCCGCGGGCTTCGGCCAGCATGTCAGCGACCGAGTTGTTCAGGTTGAGGAAGTTTTGGGCCTCGTCGAGGTAGAGGGTCGCGTCGCGGCGGGTGTGTTCGGGATGGGCGGCGCGGGCAGTAGCGGCCTGCCACACCCGGCCCACCAGGAGGCTGCCCAGCACGCGGGTGGTGTCTTCGCCGAGTTGGCCCTTGGGTAGCCGGCATAGCAGCAGCCCGCCGTCGAGGATCTGGCCCATGTCGAAGGTGGATTTCGGGCTGCCAATGGTTTGCATCACGAACGGGCGCAACAGGAACTGGCGCAACCTTGACAAGACCGGGCCGATGACCTGCGCGCGGGCGGCGGGGTTCATGCCGTCGTACCAGGCCCAGAAGCCGTGCAGCCCGGCCGGGTCGTCGAGGTCGGCGGTGAACCGGGCCCGGAACGCGTCGCTGTTGAGCAGCGGCGGGACTTCCGACAGGGTGGCGTTGGCGTGCCCGCGCAGGGTCAAAAGCGACACCCGCAAGGTGTCGTCGATCCGTGGTCCCCAGAACTTGGAGAAGATCCGGGCGAACACGCTGGTGATGTTGTCGACGGCCAAATGTTCGTCGTCGCCCTCCAGGGGGTTCCAGGCGACGTGGCCGGGCTGATCGGGGTCGATGATGACCACCCGGTCCGCAGCCGAAGCGGGCAGCCGGTCGAGGATGTCGAGGATCAGGTCCCCGCGTGGGTCGATGACGACCGCGCCGCGGCGGGCTTTGACGTCGGCCAGGACCATGTTCGCCAGCAGTGTCGACTTGCCTGCGCCGGTCTTGCCGGCGATGTGCAGGTGCTGGCGGGCGTCGTCGACGGGCAGGGCGACCTTGTGGCCGCCGACCTGAGCCAGACCCAGCACGCGGGTGCCACGTCCGCCGGTCGGTACCGCGACCGGCACGGGGACGGCTTTGGCGCGGGCCCGGTCCAACCCTGGCACGGCCAGATCGTCGGGCAACTTCGCCAGGGCAGCCAGTTCCGGCAGGGAGGCCATGAACCCGCGGCGCAGCCGACGGGCGGAAAGGACCAGCGCCGGGTGGTGCAGGCGGCGCCGGCGCAGACTGTTGCGGCCAGTGTGCGCGGCGAACGCCGCCGCGATCTGATGCCCCCTACCTCGCAGCCGCGGTGTCACCTGCGCTGTGTCGGCGGATTCGTGGGCGGTGACGGTCACCGCGTAGCGGATCGCGACCTCGAACAGCGGGTCGGTGGCGGCCTTGTCGGTGACCGCGCGGATGTCGCGTTCGGTCAGCGGATCCCGCACTGGCGGCCGCCGCAGCCCCGCTGTGCTGGTGCGGGCGGGGGTGAATAGTTCGAGCAGCAGGGTGATGGGTAGCAGCGTCAGGGTGACGGCCAGCCGCAGCGCCCGATCGGCGGCAGAACCGGTGCCCGCGCCGCGCATGGCGCGGGGAACCTGGCGCAGGCGGCGGGCACGGCGGGCGGTGGCCGGGCGCGCGAGGATCTGCACGACGGTGCTTTCATCGCCGCGGGTCTGCGCCCCGGCCGACAGCAGCGGCCGTAGCGGATCGGTGTCGTAATCGAGGCGCATCGGCAACGCGTCCGGATAGCGGGGCGTCAGCTGCCCTCCGGCCACCTGAGCCTCGGCGGGAATCGGATCCGCGGCGTTCTGACGGGTGGTGACGGTGGCGCTGGGCCACGCGGCACGCACGGCGGCTTCGGCCGCGCCGGGCGGCACCGTGCCCGGCACCCACAGGGCGATGGTCAACTGCCGCCCCAGCCACGTGTATTCGAGGCCGATGTGGGCGGTGCCCCACAGGCGGCGGCGCCAGGTCGCAGGGATCAACAGTCCGGTCAGCGCCCGCCACAGATCAGCGGCACCGGCCGGGTCAACCTGTGGTGGTGGCGCGATGACGATCGTGCGCGCGCCGGTGGCATGGTGCTGGTGCCGCCATCGAGCGATCAGATTCGGGATCGTGATCCAGCCCGCGACCGCCATCACGACGGCGACGGCGATGAGAAATCTGTAGTAGATGACCTGTGCCCAGATCGTGGTCAGCTGATTGGAGAGGGGGTTGGCAGACATGGCATGAAGCCCTCCTGCGAAACACGCGCCGCAGGCCACCATCGACGGATGATGGCCTGCGGCGCGTATAACTGAAGGCACGTGCCGCGAGGGTTCGCGGCCGGACGAGTGGTCAGCGGGATAGGGCGCTCAGACCGGTGCGTGCAACGGAGTCCTCGGTGGTCGAGGCGACGACCTGGAACAAGGTCCGGCTGACGCCGCAGACCAGAAGCGCGGTTCCCCGGTCTGCCGTGAGTAGGGCGCGTGCTTCGCCGGCTGTCAGCGCGAACCGGTCAGCGACGATGTCGATGGCTTGGGCCGATTGCTGCAGCAGGATCTGGGTGGCGCTGTTGTTCACCACCGCCATGCCGAGCTCGGATGCGAGGAGGTCGGCGGTGTCCTGCGTGACCACGGTCAGGCCCGCGCCGCGTTTGCGGGCGGTCTTGGCCATCTTGAGCAGGAACTTGGCACCCTCGCCGTCGCGCATGAGCACCCATGCCTCGTCGACGATCACCAGCCGCCGGTGCAACATGCCGTCGCCGCTGGCAGTGTCGATGAGGGTGTCGATAGCGTCGAGGGCGAGGAGCATGCCGACCGGGCGGACCTCGTCGGCTAGATGGCGCAACGACCACACGGTCAACTGCCCGTCAGGGCGGGTGGTGGTGGGTCCGGCGAACAGGGCACTGTGGCTGCCGTGTGTCCAGGGGTGGAGCCGGTCAGCCAGACGCTTGCCGGTGTCGCTGCTGGCGCGCAGCACGTCGGCCAGGTCGGCCAGTAGAGGTGCCGACCGGTCCCAGGTGGCCGGGTCGGCGGTGATCCCCGCCTTGCGATAGCAGGCGATCGCCGCTTTGTCGACGACGGTGTGCTCGTCAGCGGTCAGCCCGGTGCCGGTGCGGCCGGCCAGCATCACGTCGAGAAGCGTGTGCAGGAATTCGATCCGCCGGTCGAGTTCGTCGGGGCGGCGGATCTTGGCTGGCAGGTCGAGGGGGTTGAACCGGACCTCGGGTGCGCCGAGGGCGATGGTGGTGCCGCCGACCTGGGCGGCGAGAGCGGCGTATTCGTCGTCGGGGTCGACGACCGATACGCCGATGTCCTGGGGCAGGGCGCGCAGGATCTCCAGTTTGGTCAGGTAGGACTTGCCGGCTCCGGATCGGGCGAGGACGACTTGGTTGTGGTTGGCGGCCGACCATCGGTCCCACCAGGTGATCCCGGTGCCGCCGGCGGTGAGCCCGTACAGCTGCCCGCCGATGGTGGGTGGGTCCCCGGGTAGCGGTGCGGGCAGGTCCGAGGCGGCGAGCGGGAATGCCGCAGCGAGGCTGTCAGTGTCAAAGACCCGCCGCATCCCGATCGGGTCCACACCGAGGGGCAGGGTGGCGGTCCAGCCCTGCAGCTGCCGCCAGGTCACCGGCCGCAGGTCAAGGAGCATGCTCGACGCGGTGGACAGCAGTTGGGTGGTGGCCTCGGCGAGCTGTGTTTCGGTGTGGGCGTGGACGGTGAGGTAGATGCCGGTCCGGGTCAGGCGGCTGGCGCCGCGGGCGACCCGGTCGGCCAGCCCGGCCGCATCGGCGGCGACCGCATCGACCTGCGGGTCGCCGAGTTTGCCGCTGTCGGCGTCCAGGCGGCGCGACGACTCGAGACGGGCGCGTTGCCGGCGCAGGAAGTCCGCGGCGACCGGTGCCGGGATCGGTTCGATGTGCACCGCGACGTCCAGCCACTGCGGCAGGGTGAACAGCGCCGCCAGCCACCCGGGGCCGACCTCGGGCGGATAGCCGGTGATCGCGAACGTCGCCGCATGGTCGTCGCCGATCATCACCGCCGACGGGCTGACTTTGACCGCCGACGGGCCGCACGCGATGGTCACCTCAGCGCCGTCCACCGCGGTGTCCGAGGTGTTCCGGCCGGGCCGGATGGTGCTGCCGATCGGCTGGCCGGCGACCGCCCGATGCGGGCCGGCCGGGGGCTGGTAGGGGTTACACGCGGCTGCCAGAACGCTGGTGACGGTGGGTCCGTCCAGGATGCGGGTCGTCGCGCCGAGCCCGCGCAGGCTCGCTGCGGTGCCCGACAGCGCCCGGGACACGGCGGCTGGGTCGCGGCCGGTGTGCACGATCAGGATCTGCCGGCGCAGCGGGTCGGCCTGCTCGGCGACGTCGTACAAGAACGCGGCATGATCGAGGGCCGTGTCCCGTAGCGGCCCGTCGGGCATCGCCGAGGCCCGGTCGACGATCGCGTCGGCTGCTGGGGACAGGTCCCAGCGGCGGGTGGAGACCACGATCTGCGTCGGGGTGGTCAGGGTGTTGAGCCAGCGGCCGAACCCGGCCAGCAGCGCCGCTTGTTCGGCGGGCACCCGCAGGTCCAGGTTGATCGTGGAGACGGCGACGACGCCGGCGACCTGGTTGCCGTGGCGGATCAACCCCGCGGGGTCGATCGCGTCGGCGGGCAGCCGTAGTGGTCCGAGCTTCGCAACCGTCGCGTCGGTGCGCACGGGCACGCGCTGGCCGCCCGCGCCTGGGGCCAGGAGTTTGCGTGCGCGCACGAATCTGGCAGCGTGGCCGAGCCAGCGGTCCAGGCCGAGTCCGTCCCGGCGGCCGACCGCGACCGCGAACAGCACCGCAGCGTACGGGATCGCTAAAGCCAGCCACACCGGCGGTGGCAGCGTGCCGCCCACCGTCCGGTAGGCGATCCAGGCGACACCGCCGCCGGTGGCGAGGATGGCAACCTGCCGGAAGGTCAAACCCCAGGCGACCTTGTCCGGGGTGTCCAGGTCGGCGGGCATCGGTGTGGACAGGTCCACAGGTTCATCGCTACGCATCACAGTGCTCCGTTTCAGAGGTCTCGTGGGGGTGGCGGCAGCAATGCCTTCTGCCGGGCGGTCACCCGGTCACGGCCGTTGCCTTCGGTGAAAGGCGGCCGGGCGCCACCGGCCGGTGTGCCGCTGCCGGTGTTGCGGGCGCCGCCGGTGATCGTGCCGGCGGCGGTGTCGGCGACCTTGTCCGTGCGGCGGCGCGTGCCGCCCACGCGGCGGGTGAAGCCTTTGGTCATCCGATGCAGCACCAGGACCTTCGCGACCTGGCTGAAGAAGCTGCCCTTCGGCGTGCCGCTGGAGGAGATGTATCGCGAGACCAGGGTGGGGATCTTCGCGGTGAACAGCATCACCGCCAGGACCGCGA
This genomic interval carries:
- a CDS encoding replication-relaxation family protein gives rise to the protein MSAVPVRDLVNVIHRLTPRDEQLLMWLHHHQLLTGNQILRALFGSQRAAQLRLSTLRDLGFVARVARYLGGPAARVGWTLGLNGARYTHAVLGLASPRSAVLAQRNAAIAASPRLGHQIGVNEFFIRLHAYARHHAGCELAEWWSEQQTAAGYPDVHPDAYGQWSAGGRRVGFFLEFETGSQHPTALIARLDDYRSATESGTCLPILIWVSTASHEHAVHQTLAPHIGDLLVVTGLHPDEPAEAGLLQIGRQGVRMRLSDLPALPSPDVR
- a CDS encoding VirB4 family type IV secretion system protein, which gives rise to MIGDDHAATFAITGYPPEVGPGWLAALFTLPQWLDVAVHIEPIPAPVAADFLRRQRARLESSRRLDADSGKLGDPQVDAVAADAAGLADRVARGASRLTRTGIYLTVHAHTETQLAEATTQLLSTASSMLLDLRPVTWRQLQGWTATLPLGVDPIGMRRVFDTDSLAAAFPLAASDLPAPLPGDPPTIGGQLYGLTAGGTGITWWDRWSAANHNQVVLARSGAGKSYLTKLEILRALPQDIGVSVVDPDDEYAALAAQVGGTTIALGAPEVRFNPLDLPAKIRRPDELDRRIEFLHTLLDVMLAGRTGTGLTADEHTVVDKAAIACYRKAGITADPATWDRSAPLLADLADVLRASSDTGKRLADRLHPWTHGSHSALFAGPTTTRPDGQLTVWSLRHLADEVRPVGMLLALDAIDTLIDTASGDGMLHRRLVIVDEAWVLMRDGEGAKFLLKMAKTARKRGAGLTVVTQDTADLLASELGMAVVNNSATQILLQQSAQAIDIVADRFALTAGEARALLTADRGTALLVCGVSRTLFQVVASTTEDSVARTGLSALSR
- a CDS encoding type IV secretion system DNA-binding domain-containing protein, with translation MSANPLSNQLTTIWAQVIYYRFLIAVAVVMAVAGWITIPNLIARWRHQHHATGARTIVIAPPPQVDPAGAADLWRALTGLLIPATWRRRLWGTAHIGLEYTWLGRQLTIALWVPGTVPPGAAEAAVRAAWPSATVTTRQNAADPIPAEAQVAGGQLTPRYPDALPMRLDYDTDPLRPLLSAGAQTRGDESTVVQILARPATARRARRLRQVPRAMRGAGTGSAADRALRLAVTLTLLPITLLLELFTPARTSTAGLRRPPVRDPLTERDIRAVTDKAATDPLFEVAIRYAVTVTAHESADTAQVTPRLRGRGHQIAAAFAAHTGRNSLRRRRLHHPALVLSARRLRRGFMASLPELAALAKLPDDLAVPGLDRARAKAVPVPVAVPTGGRGTRVLGLAQVGGHKVALPVDDARQHLHIAGKTGAGKSTLLANMVLADVKARRGAVVIDPRGDLILDILDRLPASAADRVVIIDPDQPGHVAWNPLEGDDEHLAVDNITSVFARIFSKFWGPRIDDTLRVSLLTLRGHANATLSEVPPLLNSDAFRARFTADLDDPAGLHGFWAWYDGMNPAARAQVIGPVLSRLRQFLLRPFVMQTIGSPKSTFDMGQILDGGLLLCRLPKGQLGEDTTRVLGSLLVGRVWQAATARAAHPEHTRRDATLYLDEAQNFLNLNNSVADMLAEARGYRLSMVLAHQHLDQLPPDVLSAIAANARSKLFFTVSPRDAKVLAEHTEPELDAHDLSHLDVRHVAARLLISGQETRAFTMTTLPMPPVVGETLAIRQHVAAAHPPQPDSALRKSAKRAMKADQAKRAARDARQQPTTPTPPQS